The nucleotide sequence TGGCAGTAAGTGCTTTAACCAAGGTTTGTTCTCTTTTATTAGCTGCTATTTTTTGGCAGTGTTTGACCTGCTTTTGACTTCGCATACTTAAACTATTCTTAGCTAACTAAATATTTAGATTATTTTAATAATTTCTATTATCAAGATAGCATATTTATTTTAGGTTGTAGAAAAAATTATAGAACATTTATTAGCTTAAAAATATCTTTTCAAACCTTTAGTAGTAGTCTAAATTTAATTTAATACAGAGTTTTAAATAATCATCATGGTTGCGAATTATCCTGATTTAAAAATAACAGATGCTTCTTCCTTGTCTCAATTACAAGCCGGTACGGCAAAAACTATAATCGTGGAGGTAACTAATTTCGGTACTGAAACTAGACTTCCTTATTTCTTGGTAGAAGGGGAGAAAATAGGGAACGATCCTCTCAACGATTGGATTGAGATAAGTCCTCTACCTAATTGGCAAGATATTTCTCTTGATACAGGAGAATCAGAGTTTGTTCAGCTTGAAATTCAGCATCATAATGTTATTTACGAAACCAACGATGTTGCGTCGTTTAAACTTACTGTTGATCCGAGAGACACAATTTTAGAAGGACATGAAAAATTATCTCAATTTGATCCTCTGAGTTATGATCCTTTACAAAAAATTCAGAGAACAATATCGATAAAAAATAATCCTGTCGATACTGATTATGAGATAAAAAATTTAATAGCGTCTCATTACAATTATCTCAAAACTGAATTTGATATCGAAGTCGATAAAGCGGTTGACCCACTTACAGGCGAACTCAACTCAACTATCACTAATCAAGTCTTAGATTTACACAATCAAAACCAACTTGGAGGCATAGTAGATAATTTCGATGAGCATCTTTATATCGCTTCTTATGGTGATTTGATTCAAGCTTTTGGCTATGATGGTGAAGCTGCTTTAGATCATTATCTTATGATGGGTGCGACAGAAGGCAGGGATCAACACCGATTTAACGCAGCCCAATATTTAGAAAATTACGGGGATATTCGAGATACCTATGGCTTAAACGCTGATTTAGCTACAAAACATTTTATTGCCAATGGCTTTGCAGAAGGAAGAACTTATCAGGATATTTCCTAGTTTTTGAATATTCTCAAAAATTCTGATTTTACACCATTTTTGTTATGGTGTTTTTTTTAGATGAATTTAGTTTAAATACAAAAATACTTATAAAGTTAGTCTTGATTTTTCATACTATCAATGGTACTATAATTCCATTAGAAACTATCTCTTAGAATTTCTAATCAATTAACTACTTAGACGATAGTAGTTAATATCCCATTGCTCTATTTGAGTTCCCTATTTTTTTATCGGGTTTCTCTTACTCCTCAATAATTGAGGCAAAAAAAGAGGGAAAGATTAATTAGTCTTTACTTCTACTCCCTAATCTCTTCTACCTGGGAGAATATCAACTTTTACCAAATTTGTTCTTCTCTCAGGATGATTACGGGGTAAAATTAAAGGAGCCATGCGAATGCAGGTAGTAAACGTGAACCAAATACCGATAACCACAAAGTCCCCCCAAACGCAAAATCGCCGTCCCTGCTTAGCCTGGACAGCTGTATGGACGACGTTTCGCGGAAACGGGTTCTTTAGTTGTTTCTTGAAGGTTCACCCCAAGTTAAAAGGAGGTGAAGAGATGACGAGATTATAGTTTGCGTCTAAACGATGGTTAAAATCTTTAACCCACCACTAGAACAATTCTAGCATTACTTTTGTGGGATAGATGATCTTTTTGCTCAAAATTTTGGCTAACAGAATTTTGGGACAGGATACCTATATTCAGTTAGATAATTATAATCTCGAATATTTCTGCTTTTTAAAGGATTATTCAAGACTCATAAGAGCAGAGCTAGTAAATAACTACAGAATAAAAGAATTAACTACAGCTATCACTGTATAGCTCTATATTTTGTTAGAAGTTGATTAATGAGCAATCTCTAACAAACTTTTCAGTTGAACATTTTTCGTCCTACGACGATGTTCGATGTTGAACTGCTTCATTGGCGGTTCTACTTTCCCATGCCAAAAAATATCTCTGCAATAAATCATGAATTACAAAATAGAAGAAAAACATTTCACCGAATGGGTACATGGTTCCGGTGTTGATCCCCAAATTGTGGGATTAAATGTGCGATCGCTCTCAGGAACCACACCACATGAGCATTTACTTTACTCAGACAAATTACCCAGACGAAACGATGGGAGGTTATCAACCGGATACTTGCGTCGCTGCGAACATTGGGAATTAGGGGGGTGGTACTGTAATGGAATTGACTTGCTAACCGGTGATGAATCTTTATGGGGGTGCTTTAAGCCGAATAAGCCAAGAATAGTCACGAAAAACGATGGCTTTGACCCCGATCCCTCTGAACGTAAACAAAAACCTATCAAATATGAACATCCCCCAAAAGTTCAGACAGAAATATTTGCCCTAAGAGTGCCGAGGGCGATCGCAGAGGCCATCGCAGATCGATACAATATACCAATCCCAGAAGAAACAGAATTTTGGCAGTGGCTGATAGATCATCCTGAAATCCCCATTGTTATTACAGAAGGGGCTAAGAAAGCAGGGGCGTTATTGAGTGCCGGACGTTGTGCGATCGCCTTCCCTGGAATCTACAACGGGTATCGGCAACCCAAGGACGAAGATGGTAAGAAAACAGGGAAAGCTTACCTCATCCCTCAGTTGCAAGTGTTGGCCCAACCCGGAAGAGAGTTTTATTTTGGGTTTGACTCTGATAATAAAATTAAGACCATTACCAATGTGAACAAGGCGATCGAGAAAACAGCTTTTCTCTTAGAAGAACAGGGTTGTACTTGTAAGGTTATTGAGTGGTCTAATGAACACAAAGGGGTCGATGACTTAATCGTGGCTAAAGGAGTAGAAGCTTTTGATCAAGCCTATCAAAAAGCTAAGTCTATATCTCTATGGAAAGTTAGTCGATTAAAACAGTTAACTTACTCAGTAGCTGTCGAAATAGATCCTCACCTACGTTACTTACCCAAGTTAGAAATTCCTCAAGGCGTAAAACTGATTGGACTCAAAGCCAGGAAAGGACGGGGGAAAACTTATAGCATCGAGGATGAGGTGGCACAAGCTATCCATGATGGGAGAAGGGTGTTAGTGTTATCCCACCGACGGCAACTGGTGGCCTCGTTGTGCGATCGCTTCGGATTAGATAACGTCAACGGTTATCAGACCAGTGAAACCGGTGGGAAATTGGGTTACGGGTTATGCACCGACTCTCTACGCCAAGACTCGCAAGCTAGGTTTAGACCCCATGAGTGGATAGATGCACTGGTTATTATTGATGAGGTCGAACAGGTGCTATGGCACACTTTGGCAGCCCATACCAAAGTTAAGGATTATCGAGTAGAAATCCTCAGAAATTTACAACAAGTTATCGAGGTGGTTCTGGGTTCCGAACGGGGACAAGTGTTAGTAGCTGATGCAGATTTGAGTGATGTCAGTCTCGATTATATTAGAAGCTTAGTAGATAATCCCCCCGAACCCTACATCATTCACCAAGGTTACAACGCCACTACCATCACATCGGAAGAGAAATGGCAGATTTACAACTACGATCACACCAACCCGAAGCGTTTACTTGCAGACTTACTTGAACATATAAGACGAGGGGGTAAACCGTTTATCTGTGTATCGGCACAGAAAAGAAAAAGCCAATTTGGAACCATTAACCTTGAGACGATGCTCCTCGAATATTTTCCTTCTCTAAGGATACTAAGAATCGATAGTGAAACGATTACTACACCCGAACATCCGGCTTATGGTTGCATTGAACGACTTGATGAAGTGTTGCCTCATTACGATGTAGTCCTTTCATCCCCCTCCATCGAAACCGGTGTCAGTGTTGACCATGAATACCTCAATCCAGTCACCAGTCAAACCTCGCCAGTCACCAGTAATGAGATAGAAGTTAAACCGAATCTTTCAGTGTTGCAGTTTTTTTTGATGGCAATGATAAAATCAGTTACCAGTCACCAGTTACCAGTCACCAGTGAAAGACAGTTGACAGTTACTAATGAGCAATCAGAGATTAATAATTCTCGTACTTTAGCTAAGGGTGAAGATGAGAAAACAAAACTGGTAAGGAGTGACTGTTCATTGGTGAGTGTCAAATTAGCGATCGCTCTTTGTTGGTTATCTTTGGCCCCGGAACCGATCATAGAAGATTTACCCCCCAGTGAGTTCGTCGGGCAAAAGGATGAAGAAGCGAAACATCTGGGCCATCACCTCAAACAACTTTCGGTAGATAACTGTGGGGTTTACCATCGTCGGGTGAGTGATGCTGAAACATTAAGCGATCGCGCCTTTGAAGAATTAAAGCGTCGCCAAACTCGAAGCACTGAAGAACGACTGCAACTGCACAAGACAGAAATTTGCCGGAAATATGAAGTCAAAGACGTTTCTCCTGAATTAGTCAAATTGGATGAACAACGAGTGTACGCTCGTATGAGACTGCATTACTATGGGACTGTGGGACGGGCTTATATGAAGCAGAAGGAGAGAAAAAGATTAGAAAAAATGTTGCAACTGGGGCAAGGTTGTTTGTTCTCTCCCGACTTTAATCGTAATAGTATTTCCGCTAAGATTTGGGTTTACGAATTCCTTGGCTTCTTTCCTTTGCTACAAAAAACCCAGGTTCACAAAGATGACCCCGATTTGCAACAATTAGCCACAGTATCAAAAGAATTTGCCCATGATATCAAGTCTATTTTGCACGTAAGCATCAACCTTGACGACAGCCCTGTAGTGGTTTATCGCAAGTTACGCCAACCTCTGGGGCTTCCCAAGTTGATTAAGTTGGGTAGGTTTGGGTCAAGAGGCGATCGTCATTATACTTATGCGAATCCAGACCTCACTGAACGGTACGAATTGTTTGATCGGTGGTTGGCATCGGAACAACCCTTACCTACTGAACAGCCATCACCGGTGCAATGGGCGATGAGGATGCTACACCGACTAGAATCTCCTGCACGGAGTTTTGTTGATAGCACTGAAGCTAACAAGTTTCTACAGGCGATCGATTCTAAATTAACTTCTGTTGTTGATGAAGTTGAAAAGGTTTGTTCTGATTTTTGCCCTCGATTTTGGGAAGCTTTTCGTTTAGCTATTTCTGAAGTCTAGTCTAAGTATTCTATATTTCTATATTAGATTTAATAGACACAAACTGTTACTGATTATACTAAATACTCCTATTAAGAGAACGAGCAAGGTTCTTGATAGATTAATAGGTCTTTTTATACTGCTTATAGACTAAATTATTAGAGTATTTTGTAGTAAAATATAAGAAAAAATTTCCACAATTTAACTATGACAAATTGCAAGTTTTCTAACATTGAGTTTCAAGTTAATAATACAATAAAGACCTCATTTTCTTTTGATGAGCTTCATCGATTAAACAGTGAGAAGCTAGATTATCTCAAAGGCTCACTTTTAACTTGTTTGGTAACTACAGGACATATTAGTCAAGATTTAGCCCGCTCCTTTTATCAAGATATATTAACCAAAAATCAGGCACCAGTTAAAATTATGTAGGTAAGTGAAATGAATATATTAAAAATAGTATTTATCAATAAAAACAACCTACGAAATGTTTTATTTCTGTTTATATTTTTTGCTGTTGGAGGAGGATTATTCTGGGTTTTAAAGACTTCAGAAACTCAGAAAATTCCAGATAGTTGCTATCTTTCCCCTTTAGCAATTACAATCGAAGTCGTTCGACAAAACTACTCTGATTGTAAAACTGATATCCAATCTTTAGAAGCTGATATTAATTTTGAAAAAACTGATCAAAAAATCTCAAAATTAACTACTCAATTAAAGCCAAAAGAACAGCTAACTTTGAGAACAGAAAAAGTGGTTGAGAGTATTTTTCAAGAAATTAGAGATGATATTTCTTCCGAACCAATATTAAATATTATAATATTTAGTATTTGTCTCATCTTATTTTTTCTATGGTGTCTTTGTTTTATGTTTTTATTAATTTTCTTTATTTTTGTAGACATTTAATTAACTATTAATTATTTTAAAAAGCCATTACACACCAAAACTTATTAATTCAGTTTTGTGATTGCTTTCACTGATTTTCTTAGTCATTCTGATTATTTATTAGTTTTTATCTGTTATAGTATATATTGATTTGAGTATCGAGAACGGAGATTCTCATCGTTCTAAACATTCAGAATTTTCATTTTACCCATCGGATAACTCCTCGATAACAAAATTTTCTAAATAAGCGATCGCCTTCAATGAAGCATTAGCTTTAGCATCTTTTTTAGAAGTTTCAATCGCTTTGGTTTCAATCAAAGGTTCATCCAACCACTCGATTCGACAACAACAAAGCCAATCATTGCTTACTTGATGGTAAAAGTATTCAGGTCGTTTCATTTTCAGTTTCTGCAATGCTTCATGTAAATAACCGATAGGGGATTCATGGGCCTCTGTTGGTATTTCTGAAAGGTCGATTTCGTCTTCTGTTTCAGGGATAAATTCATCAGTTACCACCGTCTGGGCTATGTTTGTCTCTGAATGAATATCCTGCAAAGGACTTTGATCAATGAATTCAGGTGGCACTAAACTCTGATCTAACACCCCTTCTATCAATAAGTAGTTAGCCTGATGTTTGGCGGCTTGTTTATTACTAGCAATGCCAGGAATGGCTGTGGTTTCTCCTTCTAAGATAGACCAAAAAGCAAACTTCCCTGATGCCGTTGTCTTTTCGATGTATTCTACGGTTGTTTGATTCGTCGTCCCTGCTATTTGGATAATTTGAGTGGCTTCTACCTGTTTTTCTTCTAAATAATCTAATATCGTGTCTTTGATTAATTCTTTCGTTTCTGGGTCATTGTACTCCCCAAAGATTAGATAGTATAAATCTACTGGTTTGATATTACCGTCTTCTATTCGAGAGATGGCTTCGGGTACAATTTTGTCTAACTTTGATACCCTAAGACTATCTTTAACAATTTGGGAAAATTCTTTATCCGAAAGATTCTCTATCTTGCCCTTATCCCTTAATATGTGTACGGTTTGATTGAGGCGTTTCTCACGGAAATGTTCGTCTCGTTGTTCTTTGACTTGGGTGCGTTTGCTATTGATGTGGTTAGCGATCGCTTGTAGTTCTTCTAGGGTGTAAGGAGATTCCTTCCCTTCTATGAAAACTGCTTTGAGAATACGGTGGTTAACGTAGTCAGCTACCCTGCGAATGGGGGAAGTAAAGTGAGTATAGGCTGGTAAAGCTAGGGCAAAGTGACCAATAACTGCCGGAGAGTAAGTAGCAGGATTTAACCAACTTTGCAACTTCTGTCTCACCAATTCGGGTAATCCGAGTGTCGTCAGAGTTTCTATCAACTCTTTGCTTTTAGGGGCGATCGCACTTGCAGTATGGTTCCGGTAGAGTATGGGTAAACGATGCTTCTCGGCTAAACTGGCCACTGCGGTATTAGCCAGGAGCATAAATTCTTGAATGATTTGCTGTGAGTCACGAACCCACCACTAATCCAGTAGGTATAGTGGGGGCTTGAAAAGCCCAAGACGTGACCAGACTAAGGTTCTAGAAACCTACGTTATTTGAGTCAAGACACCTTGAGATGCGTGCCAGTCTCACGCTCTGTCGCTCATCTTTAAACATCCCTAAACGGGTTAAGGAAGTGAGATGGGCCTAACAAGCTCAAATAACATTGTCGAGGCAAACTTTACCCTAGAAATAGGAGATTAAAACTAATGTTCGTATTCGTATTGTCAAAAGACAAGCGACCACTTAGCCCCTGCCATCAGGCGAGAGCTAGAAAACTGCTCAAAGAAGGGAAAGCAGCCGTATATCGAAAATACCCCTTCACTATCATCCTCAAAGAAGAGGTGAACCCTAGCAAACCTCAACCTTGCCGAATTAAGCTTGATCCTGGCGCAAAAGTAACCGGTATTGCCTTAATTCAAGGGGATAGGATGATCTTTGGTGCTGAACTTGAACATAGAGGATTTAGAATTAAAGACTCACTTGAGTCAAGAAGACAGTTAAGAAGGGGTCGTAGGGGAAGGAAAACCCGCTACCGAAAACCTCGCTTCCTAAATCGGACACGGCCTAAAGGTTGGCTTCCTCCGTCCTTACAAAGCCGCGTCGAGAACATTAATACTTGGGTTAATCGGTTGAGAAAACTCTGTCCAGTAGACTCGATTAGTGTTGAACTTGTTCGGTT is from Crocosphaera subtropica ATCC 51142 and encodes:
- a CDS encoding APHP domain protein, translating into MVANYPDLKITDASSLSQLQAGTAKTIIVEVTNFGTETRLPYFLVEGEKIGNDPLNDWIEISPLPNWQDISLDTGESEFVQLEIQHHNVIYETNDVASFKLTVDPRDTILEGHEKLSQFDPLSYDPLQKIQRTISIKNNPVDTDYEIKNLIASHYNYLKTEFDIEVDKAVDPLTGELNSTITNQVLDLHNQNQLGGIVDNFDEHLYIASYGDLIQAFGYDGEAALDHYLMMGATEGRDQHRFNAAQYLENYGDIRDTYGLNADLATKHFIANGFAEGRTYQDIS
- a CDS encoding plasmid replication protein, CyRepA1 family, translating into MNYKIEEKHFTEWVHGSGVDPQIVGLNVRSLSGTTPHEHLLYSDKLPRRNDGRLSTGYLRRCEHWELGGWYCNGIDLLTGDESLWGCFKPNKPRIVTKNDGFDPDPSERKQKPIKYEHPPKVQTEIFALRVPRAIAEAIADRYNIPIPEETEFWQWLIDHPEIPIVITEGAKKAGALLSAGRCAIAFPGIYNGYRQPKDEDGKKTGKAYLIPQLQVLAQPGREFYFGFDSDNKIKTITNVNKAIEKTAFLLEEQGCTCKVIEWSNEHKGVDDLIVAKGVEAFDQAYQKAKSISLWKVSRLKQLTYSVAVEIDPHLRYLPKLEIPQGVKLIGLKARKGRGKTYSIEDEVAQAIHDGRRVLVLSHRRQLVASLCDRFGLDNVNGYQTSETGGKLGYGLCTDSLRQDSQARFRPHEWIDALVIIDEVEQVLWHTLAAHTKVKDYRVEILRNLQQVIEVVLGSERGQVLVADADLSDVSLDYIRSLVDNPPEPYIIHQGYNATTITSEEKWQIYNYDHTNPKRLLADLLEHIRRGGKPFICVSAQKRKSQFGTINLETMLLEYFPSLRILRIDSETITTPEHPAYGCIERLDEVLPHYDVVLSSPSIETGVSVDHEYLNPVTSQTSPVTSNEIEVKPNLSVLQFFLMAMIKSVTSHQLPVTSERQLTVTNEQSEINNSRTLAKGEDEKTKLVRSDCSLVSVKLAIALCWLSLAPEPIIEDLPPSEFVGQKDEEAKHLGHHLKQLSVDNCGVYHRRVSDAETLSDRAFEELKRRQTRSTEERLQLHKTEICRKYEVKDVSPELVKLDEQRVYARMRLHYYGTVGRAYMKQKERKRLEKMLQLGQGCLFSPDFNRNSISAKIWVYEFLGFFPLLQKTQVHKDDPDLQQLATVSKEFAHDIKSILHVSINLDDSPVVVYRKLRQPLGLPKLIKLGRFGSRGDRHYTYANPDLTERYELFDRWLASEQPLPTEQPSPVQWAMRMLHRLESPARSFVDSTEANKFLQAIDSKLTSVVDEVEKVCSDFCPRFWEAFRLAISEV
- a CDS encoding double-stranded RNA binding motif domain-containing protein, translated to MLLANTAVASLAEKHRLPILYRNHTASAIAPKSKELIETLTTLGLPELVRQKLQSWLNPATYSPAVIGHFALALPAYTHFTSPIRRVADYVNHRILKAVFIEGKESPYTLEELQAIANHINSKRTQVKEQRDEHFREKRLNQTVHILRDKGKIENLSDKEFSQIVKDSLRVSKLDKIVPEAISRIEDGNIKPVDLYYLIFGEYNDPETKELIKDTILDYLEEKQVEATQIIQIAGTTNQTTVEYIEKTTASGKFAFWSILEGETTAIPGIASNKQAAKHQANYLLIEGVLDQSLVPPEFIDQSPLQDIHSETNIAQTVVTDEFIPETEDEIDLSEIPTEAHESPIGYLHEALQKLKMKRPEYFYHQVSNDWLCCCRIEWLDEPLIETKAIETSKKDAKANASLKAIAYLENFVIEELSDG